One region of Brachybacterium saurashtrense genomic DNA includes:
- a CDS encoding patatin-like phospholipase family protein, producing MTAPRSPAPGPSTPSADGVAQRVDLVLEGGGVKGIALAGALEVLEERGYRVHRVAGSSAGAIAGALVTAGIPARQIVQILRETDYRRFEDGPWWTRPLAGKALAVLLHNGVHRGTYLRQWLAEQLRAHGAEGATGTFADLRCQDPATGTVPAGAHGYRLVVTASDLTAGRLRYLPLDAAALGTSPEALPVVDAVRASTSIPLFFRPVRWRGAGGRSTVLVDGGLLSNFPVSVFDRPGGEVPRWPTFGIKLSAKPEADFGVRNRIRGPLSFGKAVLDTVTGFYDRMHIDASHAVARTIFIDTAAVRPTQFDLTAEEGELLYRKGRKAALAFLDGDHEQQPWDFAAYTARFRGGAGPTPPSGSTRPEPASGASPAPGAGQR from the coding sequence ATGACGGCACCGCGCAGCCCCGCTCCCGGCCCCTCGACACCCTCGGCCGACGGCGTCGCCCAGCGGGTGGACCTGGTGCTCGAGGGCGGCGGGGTCAAGGGCATCGCGCTGGCCGGGGCGCTGGAGGTGCTCGAGGAGCGCGGCTACCGGGTGCACCGGGTGGCGGGCTCCTCCGCCGGCGCGATCGCGGGGGCGCTGGTGACCGCCGGGATCCCCGCGCGGCAGATCGTGCAGATCCTGCGGGAGACGGACTACCGGCGCTTCGAGGACGGCCCCTGGTGGACCCGCCCCCTGGCCGGCAAGGCGCTGGCGGTGCTGCTGCACAACGGCGTGCACCGCGGCACCTACCTGCGGCAGTGGCTGGCGGAGCAGCTCCGTGCGCACGGGGCGGAGGGCGCCACCGGCACCTTCGCGGATCTGCGCTGCCAGGATCCGGCCACGGGGACCGTGCCCGCGGGCGCGCACGGGTACCGCCTGGTGGTGACCGCCAGCGATCTCACCGCGGGCCGGCTGCGCTACCTGCCGCTGGACGCCGCCGCGCTGGGCACCTCCCCGGAGGCGCTGCCCGTCGTGGACGCGGTGCGGGCCTCCACCTCGATCCCGCTGTTCTTCCGCCCGGTGCGGTGGCGGGGTGCAGGCGGCCGGTCGACGGTGCTGGTGGACGGCGGGCTGCTCTCGAACTTCCCCGTCTCCGTGTTCGACCGGCCAGGCGGGGAGGTGCCGCGATGGCCCACCTTCGGGATCAAGCTCTCCGCCAAGCCGGAGGCCGATTTCGGGGTGCGCAACCGGATCCGCGGCCCGCTGAGCTTCGGCAAGGCGGTGCTGGACACCGTCACCGGGTTCTACGACAGGATGCACATCGACGCCTCCCATGCGGTGGCGCGCACGATCTTCATCGACACCGCCGCGGTGCGGCCCACCCAGTTCGACCTCACCGCCGAGGAGGGGGAGCTGCTGTACCGCAAGGGCCGCAAGGCCGCGCTGGCGTTCCTCGACGGCGACCACGAGCAGCAGCCGTGGGACTTCGCGGCGTACACGGCACGGTTCCGGGGTGGGGCGGGGCCGACCCCGCCGTCGGGCTCCACGCGCCCGGAGCCCGCCTCCGGGGCGTCGCCCGCTCCCGGGGCGGGGCAGCGATGA